The following proteins are encoded in a genomic region of Oncorhynchus kisutch isolate 150728-3 linkage group LG18, Okis_V2, whole genome shotgun sequence:
- the LOC109909166 gene encoding CD166 antigen homolog A isoform X1, translating to MHFSGCLCALLVALVYQVSGMDTVIGLYGETIEVPCNNGAPKPKDLFMTKWKYDDGDLLTQLKDQDASVIATDKYKDRVSMAENSSLLIAAATLKDEKTFTCMVVAGADISEYPVKLLIHKAPTGVEITALATELEIGKPTQLGQCSTSDANPAASITWFKNKKPLVADGKGIIISSKVKVDEVTGLTTTSSILQYTAEKGDTAALFTCGALNTLSSPVSFTVTYPTERISLHVISKGPLMEGSNVTLKCKADGNPPPTSFNFHILGKLVKVENSDSYTVTDVTRESTGEYKCSIIDNAKMEDSKNITINYLDMSLSPSGKVMKSFGEGLALTLQTHASGELKVSWTKDNGKLDSRPTFDKLTYSDSGKYEVVVTMGPLVKKASFELVVEGVPVIRRVAKRRGEDGQHKVLTCEAEGSPKPTVAWSVNGTSADESPYVNGKITHKLTIVPTVNLTVVCTVSNELGQDTRTINVSTLFEEVRMDKQDSSDEGDTTKLVVGVIVGLLLATVVVGLAYWLYMKKSKQGSWKTGEKEDGSTEESKKLEEKIEEKLEENSQKVEV from the exons tgAGCGGTATGGATACAGTTATCGGCCTGTATGGAGAGACCATTGAGGTGCCATGCAACAATGGAGCCCCCAAACCAAAGGACCTGTTCATGACCAAATGGAAATAC GACGATGGAGACCTGCTGACCCAGCTTAAAGACCAGGACGCCTCTGTCATAGCCACTGACAAGTACAAGGACCGTGTCAGCATGGCCGAAAACTCCAGCCTGCTGATTGCTGCAGCAACACTGAAGGACGAGAAGACTTTTACTTGCATGGTGGTGGCTGGGGCTGACATCTCAGAATACCCAGTCAAACTCCTTATCCACA AGGCTCCAACCGGAGTGGAGATCACAGCCCTAGCCACGGAGCTGGAGATTGGCAAACCAACTCAG CTAGGGCAATGTAGCACCTCTGATGCCAACCCAGCTGCCAGCATCACATGGTTCAAGAACAAGAAACCTCTGGTGGCTGATGGGAAAG GCATTATAATCAGTTCCAAAGTAAAGGTGGACGAAGTCACTGGcctcaccaccacctcctccattctGCAGTACACAGCTGAGAAGGGAGACACAGCAGCTCTGTTCACCTGCGGGGCTTTGAATACCTTGTCCTCTCCAGTCTCCTTCACTGTCACCT accccacagagaggATCAGTCTGCATGTCATTTCGAAAGGGCCCCTAATGGAAGGATCCAACGTGACTCTGAAGTGCAAGGCCGACGGGAACCCACCTCCCACCAGCTTCAACTTCCACATTCTG GGAAAGTTGGTGAAGGTGGAGAACTCTGACTCCTACACTGTGACTGATGTCACACGTGAAAGCACAGGGGAATACAAGTGTTCTATCATTGACAATGCCAAGATGGAAGATTCCAAGAACATTACCATCAATT ACTTGGATATGAGTTTGAGCCCCTCAGGGAAGGTTATGAAGAGCTTTGGCGAAGGCTTGGCTCTGACCCTGCAGACCCATGCATCTGGAGAACTTAAGGTGTCTTGGACTAAG GACAATGGCAAGTTGGACAGTCGTCCCACATTTGACAAGTTGACCTACTCTGATTCTGGAAAGTATGAGGTTGTGGTCACCATGGGTCCTCTTGTCAAGAAAGCCTCTTTTGAGCTTGTCGTTGAAG GTGTTCCAGTCATTCGCCGGGTGGCCAAGCGGCGTGGCGAGGACGGCCAGCATAAGGTACTTACCTGCGAGGCTGAGGGCTCCCCCAAACCCACTGTGGCCTGGAGCGTCAACGGTACCTCG GCTGATGAGAGTCCCTATGTCAATGGAAAGATCACACACAAGCTGACCATTGTGCCTACAGTCAACCTGACCGTTGTCTGCACTGTGTCCAATGAGCTTGGCCAGGACACCAGGACTATTAACGTGTCGACCT TATTTGAGGAGGTGAGAATGGATAAACAAG ACTCATCCGATGAGGGTGACACAACAAAGTTGGTGGTAGGAGTTATTGTTGGTCTGCTCCTGGCCACCGTAGTTGTGGGTCTAGCATACTGGCTGTACATGAAGAAATCCAA GCAAGGCAGCTGGAAGACCGGTGAGAAGGAGGATGGATCCACTGAGGAGAGCAAGAAACTGGAGGAGAAAATTGAAGAAAAGCTGGAGGAGAACAGCCAGAAAGTTGAGGTGTaa
- the LOC109909166 gene encoding CD166 antigen homolog isoform X2: MHFSGCLCALLVALVYQVSGMDTVIGLYGETIEVPCNNGAPKPKDLFMTKWKYDDGDLLTQLKDQDASVIATDKYKDRVSMAENSSLLIAAATLKDEKTFTCMVVAGADISEYPVKLLIHKAPTGVEITALATELEIGKPTQLGQCSTSDANPAASITWFKNKKPLVADGKGIIISSKVKVDEVTGLTTTSSILQYTAEKGDTAALFTCGALNTLSSPVSFTVTYPTERISLHVISKGPLMEGSNVTLKCKADGNPPPTSFNFHILGKLVKVENSDSYTVTDVTRESTGEYKCSIIDNAKMEDSKNITINYLDMSLSPSGKVMKSFGEGLALTLQTHASGELKVSWTKDNGKLDSRPTFDKLTYSDSGKYEVVVTMGPLVKKASFELVVEGVPVIRRVAKRRGEDGQHKVLTCEAEGSPKPTVAWSVNGTSADESPYVNGKITHKLTIVPTVNLTVVCTVSNELGQDTRTINVSTYSSDEGDTTKLVVGVIVGLLLATVVVGLAYWLYMKKSKQGSWKTGEKEDGSTEESKKLEEKIEEKLEENSQKVEV; encoded by the exons tgAGCGGTATGGATACAGTTATCGGCCTGTATGGAGAGACCATTGAGGTGCCATGCAACAATGGAGCCCCCAAACCAAAGGACCTGTTCATGACCAAATGGAAATAC GACGATGGAGACCTGCTGACCCAGCTTAAAGACCAGGACGCCTCTGTCATAGCCACTGACAAGTACAAGGACCGTGTCAGCATGGCCGAAAACTCCAGCCTGCTGATTGCTGCAGCAACACTGAAGGACGAGAAGACTTTTACTTGCATGGTGGTGGCTGGGGCTGACATCTCAGAATACCCAGTCAAACTCCTTATCCACA AGGCTCCAACCGGAGTGGAGATCACAGCCCTAGCCACGGAGCTGGAGATTGGCAAACCAACTCAG CTAGGGCAATGTAGCACCTCTGATGCCAACCCAGCTGCCAGCATCACATGGTTCAAGAACAAGAAACCTCTGGTGGCTGATGGGAAAG GCATTATAATCAGTTCCAAAGTAAAGGTGGACGAAGTCACTGGcctcaccaccacctcctccattctGCAGTACACAGCTGAGAAGGGAGACACAGCAGCTCTGTTCACCTGCGGGGCTTTGAATACCTTGTCCTCTCCAGTCTCCTTCACTGTCACCT accccacagagaggATCAGTCTGCATGTCATTTCGAAAGGGCCCCTAATGGAAGGATCCAACGTGACTCTGAAGTGCAAGGCCGACGGGAACCCACCTCCCACCAGCTTCAACTTCCACATTCTG GGAAAGTTGGTGAAGGTGGAGAACTCTGACTCCTACACTGTGACTGATGTCACACGTGAAAGCACAGGGGAATACAAGTGTTCTATCATTGACAATGCCAAGATGGAAGATTCCAAGAACATTACCATCAATT ACTTGGATATGAGTTTGAGCCCCTCAGGGAAGGTTATGAAGAGCTTTGGCGAAGGCTTGGCTCTGACCCTGCAGACCCATGCATCTGGAGAACTTAAGGTGTCTTGGACTAAG GACAATGGCAAGTTGGACAGTCGTCCCACATTTGACAAGTTGACCTACTCTGATTCTGGAAAGTATGAGGTTGTGGTCACCATGGGTCCTCTTGTCAAGAAAGCCTCTTTTGAGCTTGTCGTTGAAG GTGTTCCAGTCATTCGCCGGGTGGCCAAGCGGCGTGGCGAGGACGGCCAGCATAAGGTACTTACCTGCGAGGCTGAGGGCTCCCCCAAACCCACTGTGGCCTGGAGCGTCAACGGTACCTCG GCTGATGAGAGTCCCTATGTCAATGGAAAGATCACACACAAGCTGACCATTGTGCCTACAGTCAACCTGACCGTTGTCTGCACTGTGTCCAATGAGCTTGGCCAGGACACCAGGACTATTAACGTGTCGACCT ACTCATCCGATGAGGGTGACACAACAAAGTTGGTGGTAGGAGTTATTGTTGGTCTGCTCCTGGCCACCGTAGTTGTGGGTCTAGCATACTGGCTGTACATGAAGAAATCCAA GCAAGGCAGCTGGAAGACCGGTGAGAAGGAGGATGGATCCACTGAGGAGAGCAAGAAACTGGAGGAGAAAATTGAAGAAAAGCTGGAGGAGAACAGCCAGAAAGTTGAGGTGTaa